From Armatimonadota bacterium:
GACGCATTGATTACTTGGATCAGCTCCGCCGTTCTTCCCCGCGGCGCCCCTGCGATTCCCGTCCCCAGCAGGCCGTCGATGATGATATCGTACGCGGATATGGACTCCGCTGAGGCTTCCAGCGTTACGCCGTCATCCGCACAACGACGCGCGTTGAGGGCCGCGAGACCTCTCAGGTCGGACAGGGGTTTCGACAGGACAACTCCAACCTTGCAGCCGCGAGCGTACAGCATCCGTGCCGCCACCAGGGCGTCGCCCCCGTTGTTGCCGCCGCCCGCGACAACACACACCGAGCGCGGCGCACTCCGGCAGACCGCATCGGCAACGGCGCGGCCGGCGTTCTCCATAAGGAGCGCGGTTGGGATCCCGTAACGCTCCGATTCGGCGTCCATCCGGCGACACTCCCCGGCCGTGAACACCGGGTATCCGTACGGACGGTTCGGGATCATCCTTCCGCCCCCGCATAGGCGGCGACGGCGGCGGCAAACTCGCGCGAATGGGTAATACTGACCACGACCTCCCGGCCGGCGGCGATTTCGGCGCAACGCCCGTGAAGGACGACGTACGGCTTGCCGGAGGGCAGATTCAGTATCTCAATCTCTTTCCAGATGGTGCGTCGGCCAAGCACTTTGATGGTCGCTTCCTTGGCCGCGAATTTGCCGGCCATCTCTTCGGCGATCCGGCGTGGATGACCTGTGAGGGCGGCCATCTCCCGCGCGGTAAAGATGC
This genomic window contains:
- the acpS gene encoding holo-ACP synthase; translation: MDSLGIDLIEISRIAAAAKNPRFALRIFTAREMAALTGHPRRIAEEMAGKFAAKEATIKVLGRRTIWKEIEILNLPSGKPYVVLHGRCAEIAAGREVVVSITHSREFAAAVAAYAGAEG